GGATTGCAAGGCTCTCACACCAACACATGCATCATATTCCTTTGCCCTTGCAGCAAATCAGAAAGCTATGGTTTTGCTGTCACGGGTGTTTTGCAGTGCTCAGCACTAAAGAATGCTCCACAGGAGGCAAAAATGGAAGCAGCAAGTTCTACAAAATACTTTCTTTCTCAGTCTTGATTGGGCTTGGCTTTTGGCAAGTTTTCTTCCTAAGGAGCTGATTTCAGTGCAATACTGCAAAAGCTGAGTAGTATCACTATTGACGCAGGGCATAAAGGGAATCTAGAGCTTGGTTTCCCAGTTGTGCCATCAACTCTTCAGCTCATCTTTCCTCCCTGTTCTCCTGACAGCTTCTTACAGACACTACCCAGATGGAAGCACAGCAACTCAGTTACAATTCCATTACCTTACACATGACAACTCCCTGAATTCCAGTGCCAAGAGATTTTAACTGTCTGCAGCTTTCAAACTTACCAAATCTTTCAGGATTCAAAAACTTTGAATTAATGACACAGTGATGCATTACTTTTAAGCATTTTCCTATTACTTGCTGCATCACTTTCAGATACACTTGGATATTAAAGGATTTTAATTAAAGGACAGACAAGCTAAAGTACCTTACTACAAATTCTGATACAAGAACCCTATTCTATAGAGGAAAGAACAGAGGCTAATAGTTTCAGAATACAAATTGTGCTCCAGTTATGCAGAACTTAAGGTTTTCCAAGAACTGTGAAAGTCCTCTGAAATACCACAGGGGTGTTATAAAACAAACCCAGATTTTCTTTGCTCACTACAATTACGTGAATTGGAATATGACAGGGTGCTAAGCCTGAATGACAAAACTTGAATAAATATAACTGTTCATGCAAACCTATGTTTGCAGAATTTAACATTACATAGCATATAATGTAATGGAAAAATCCTCTAGCATTACAATCATGATACTTCCTGTGCTATTTGTGGGTAAAACTAAACCCACAAAAAGAAACTTTCTAGAGGCACAACAGGAACATTTAAGCCCACTCATTCTATGATATCCcactaaaaccaaaaataaatcagatatAAATAACCTCCTAGAAATCCACCACATTCTCAAGCAAGATAGACACATATTAATGAAGGTAAATTAAATTAGTCTTCTAAGTTTAAAAAGGAGAATCAAAAAAAAGGAGATCAGAACTAAAGCCCCAGAGTCCTATTAATAGAGTTTCAAAGTGAGTTTGAAACACTCATGGCACTTAAGAAATCTGGCATCCACTGTCTTTTTGAGGCTTTATATCTGGTTCCTTCAGAGGTTTTACTTCTTCATCTGGTTTTGGTTTAGCCtgcaaacaagaagaaaaaaacaacaactaaaTACCACAAGTACAAGCCACTGTATCTGCACAGTATTTATACATGATTAACTTTACATATTGTAACAGTCCCTTCTCTTTTCAAGGCTGAAGACTTCGAGTACACCTCAAGCAAGGGGGAAAAGCCAAATATTCTCTGTTTCAGCATCCTTAAACAAGTCCTCTTCTAAAAAAGAATCTTTCTATAGCATTCACTCCTGTCACTCCATTTCAGCCTATTACACACATTAAAGGGTTTCCTCCTATTCAGGACTTAGTTAAAAAATGTCTCTGAATTCCCAGATGCTTACAGTGTGGCAGAGGTTAATTGACTTGCCCCTGCAGAAATTTGCAGCCTTGTGTCTacatcctgccctgagctggggaATATTACAGAAGAGCAACATGGTAACTCTGTAGGATACACAGAATAAAGCTAACAGGAAAGAACAGTACACCAGGTTATCTTACAGTGTCATCCTTCGGCCTCTTGGTGAGATCAAATGCTGCAAGTGTTTCAGGAGTCCAGTGTGCATTCAAGGCAGGAAACTCAAAAGGAACAGGCTCTACTAAGCCATAGTTTGCTTTCAGTTCTAGCTGGGGAGCCTCTGCTGGCACCTTCTGAAAATAGCTGTAAAAGAATACAGAAATGTATTGAAAATACAATGCATCATCTCTGCAAGTCTTGTTTGCATCTCTAAAGAAAAACAATCTGGGTTTTTACAGTGGCAGTCACCGCTGCTCTCTTCCATTTCATTAAGGCACCGTCTAACACGCATTCTGTCAGCAAGATTCACAAGAATAAAAGCAATTCCTTCTTGGTATTACTGTTCATCCCTAACAGTGAGGCAGGTTTTCTCCTACTTGATAACCACTATTCCCAGTGCTTCAATGAGAAGAGCACCTTTTGTCCAAAAAACTCCTTCAAAATACAAATGGGGATTTAAAATACTTCccaagaaagaggaagaggacaGTTCTTTTCCTAAATTAGTCTTAATGTGCCACAGTACATGATGGCAACAACACTGCAACACCCACAAAGACTTGGCTACAAGGCAAAGCCTGAATCAGGGTGTAACTCTACCCCTGGCAGATCAATGAGCTGAAAACTCACAAATACTGACACACACTACCttactgctgtgctgcagcagagctctgtggtGGGCACATCTCCCAAAACAGTCACTGGTTTCTCTTTCAAAGGTTGGCTCTAGAGGGACATGGATTTGTTGAAATCTCCTGTATGCTGCTGCTGTAAGCTATGGCAATGGTTATTTGAACCAAAGCAGAAGAGGtgagcatttctttttttatttgcagctCTGCTTGATGTACTTGACAATCATTTTTGTTTAGTCAATTCCCCCATTATGCAGgtctttaaatataaaaagggaaataacaAACCTATTATGGAATGCTAAATCGTaaaaggagggaaggggagaaataaatgaacaaaGGAATTCTAAAGCCAAACTAATCTTGGTATCTTAAACCACTTCCAAACCCTTTTTGGAAGGGGCAGTAACTAACAGAAAGCCCTACTCAAAATTCTAATTATATTTAGATGGGTAAAGCTCCTACTACCTTAAGAATGTTCTTCACTGAAGGCATGACCAGGTTTTGACTTCCCTGCTTGCAAAGCAGAATCaccccctctgtcctcttttgCCTACTAGATTCCAGCAGCCAGGAAGAGGGCATTAGAGCAACACAACAACCTCTGCAGGCCTTTCTCTTTTGCTGGGGGAAACGTAACAAAGGGGCTGAGGAATGAAGGAAGAGAACTGCTTAACCTCTCCAGGTGTCAGTCCAACCTACCCTGGAGAACTGGTAAGAACACAGAGTGTGACAGCACAGCTCCATAGCAAATCTGCTAAGAGAAAACTACAGAATTGCAAATTTATCTTTAAGTTACATGCCATGCCCTAAAGGAATGTAACACCTGGGGAGTAAAATTTACCATCCCATCTTGAAATAATGGCAAATGAGGTAATAACACTTTATACAGAGTATTGTACCAACCATGAATTACTTACATAAATCCATTCTCTCTCTGGCACTTTTCTAGTGTTGTCTTAATCAAACTTCCTAATTTCCTAAAGAAGAGATGTCCAGAAGGTTTGGCAGTAGTCCCAGGTCCTTTGGTTTCTCCATATTCTTTGCACAATGCTTCAGCCTTGGAAAAAACTTtgcaagaaagaaatgaaataaaaataatttacacaACCCTCTTAAATCACAGTTCTGCTCTACAGTGCTTCACTTTTAGAAGATACCAGAATGCATTCAGGCTTcttagaaacaaaaacaaactagTTCAAAGGCAGTACTTCCAGCCAAGATATACTGCATCCAACAAGTGActaggaacagaaaaaaaaaaaaaaaagatagcttTTTGGGTGGGAAGACACAGGAAAGCAGTCTTATGTGTGGGGCAAAATGCAACAATAAACCCAAGAACTGTGTCACATGATAGGGAAAAAGAGAGGGCATGAAGCTGTCCATGCACAGTTGATGTCCTACACCAAACAACAATATGCAGTGGGAAAAGAAGCACTCTCCTCTGACCAGCAGGCACAATAAAAACCACAGTATTTGTTTTACTGCAAGTAGTCCAACTTAGTTCGTTcctaataaatttttaatttatttttaaaattaatctttaaGTTTCCGATCTGAAGATTTGAGCATTTTTTATACACTGTGGTAAAGTTATGCAGTGCAGGCTGTTGGGATAGCAATAGTTTTGAAGACAGAAGAATGGGCAGAAGACCTTGAACTACTGCAAACTTGCCTTAATCTATCTTTCAAATGAATAGAAAGGAAATAAGTTACTGAAACctgtttaaaagcaaacaagcagGGTCTCGATTTACTATTTAATATAAGGTAAAGCAACCCCCAAAGCAGAAATGGCTGCAGTAACCTAACATATAGACCAGAAAACATGACAACAAGACCATTGTTTTTTACAGTGTATATTGCAGGCAGTCCAAAGCCAGTCTTTAGCAGGCTGAGAAGTGAAGATGGAATTTTCTGCAGCACTGTTACCAAAGACAGTCTTTggtaagacaaaaaaaaaaaaagcactgtcTCCTTCAAAGATGTGCTGGATTTTCAGAGCAGGTGACAGATAAAATCCTAAGTTCATGGGAGACCAAATAAACACAATAGAGCAAAATAGAACAGGTACACACTGTAATCCAGTCTCAGCCACACTTACATTTTTCTGATTCCTGCAGAGATCTGATTGCTTCCCCACATTTATCACTCGCCAGTAATGTTTGGCCATGGTAACAGTATGCCTGAtaggagagaagaaaatcaTTACCAACTGGGCACTTCCTGAACCAATTCCCTTGTGCTGTCCCTTACATCAGAGATGCATTTCTGTGAAGGTGCCATTCCCTGCAGACAGCTGACAATTTGGGAATGCAAGTCAAAGCAGTGTTCACTGAACAGTGCAACATAAACATCATGAGGCAGGTATGAACCAGGCTGTCTCAAGTCTAGTCAAGAGTAACTTTGAGCTCCATGAAGCTGTTTGACCAAAAGCACTGGCAGACAGTTCCAGTTGACAGTTCCCCTCACCTCTCACAGTGAGACTGTGTCAATGTGCAGCACTAAGCCTCATCACAGAAAGAGGATGAACCCCAGTTAAGTTTACAAAGCAAAGACTAAAAACTGAAACTACCAGAACACTCAAAAACAGAATCTGTGACAAACACCACTGAACCTGGAAGAGATGAGGTGTTCTGCTGGCTGAGATGTTTTGCCACAGTCTAAATAACTTTTTCACCCCAAAAAGTTTCATTTCTTCACACCCATGCTTGAAGATAGTACTGTATTCCAGTGAGAACTGAATTGCCTCTTATCTATTATCAGGAGCTGAGTTTAAATACTAAATACCACAGGTGAAGAAACAATCCCACCAACTAATACCTACCTTGCACCCTGTCCTTTAATGTCTGTTCTCACAGCACAGATGTACCAAAATTTACCATTGCCCATATcacacaagttaaaaaaaagtaccaCAACTCTGACCCTCCCTCACCTCTCAAACCTGCTAATAAGGCAAGCAAAACTTTTAGCTACAGGTTTAACCTAAGAGAAAGACAATTGTGTTAACTGCTTAGTTTGGGCCTTTTGTGCAGTATGAAAAAGCCAGATGACAGGCTGTAGCaagaaacaaacagcaaactGAGCAGCTGAGGATTCCAAAGGTGCCACTGCACTTGCTAAGAGATCAGTCAGGCAAACAGGGACAGCACTTGGAATGGTACCTAGTGGTGGTACTTGATTCAGTTTCATTCAGGGCTTTCAAAACGATGATCAGCTCTGAATTATGCCTAGAATTCCATTGTGATGCAGATAATGGAAGACGAGTATTATGCTCAGCCTGAATTGGTTCACTTAGCGATACGTGATCACAATAAATTCCACACTGCAGTAACTGCACTTGGCTCAACAAAAACACTTCAAATGCCACTGACACTGTACAATCTCTCTTCAGAGCATGGAAAGAAAGCCAAGGAAATACCTAGCCTCCATTCCCTATCCAGCCCTTATACAACAAACTGTGACTGCTGTCAATGAAAATACTTACGTAGGCCATATAGAAGCAGCTCTTCAAGTTTAAGTACTTCCTCCATTTTCCTGCATAGGTCGGATCCAAACTAGATAATGTCTGATCtatgaacacacacatgaaGTTATTCTTAGGacttttccaaaaagaaaaatcccaaatacACTCAAAGACCAGAATTCTTAAACTTAGCAATAGATCTTACTATAAAGTAGCCAGAAACAAGTGACAAAAATTACTAGGCATAGAGAAACTATGcgagaaaaccaaaaaaatatgCAGCTATCATGCAGTTTTCCCTAGAATCCCTGTAACTGCTGTCCCCTAAGTTTGGATGGCTAATTCTCAGAAGTATTTTTAGGCAGCATTTCAAAGCTTGTTCCTAGTTTAAGTTCAAGTAGCGACCTATAATGTGACGTGTTACAATGTTCTCCTGACTCCCATGCTTTTGCACTCTTCCCACTTGCCCAGTAAGCACAAGATCAGCTTACTCATCTGGAAGGATGTACATTATTAACTTGCTACACACTTCATGATCTGTATCAGAATCTGCTGCCCAAGGGCAGCTGGAGCACACATCAGTTACATCAGGCCATTTGTCTGCTGCCAGCACATGTTCTCAAGACATTACTCTGTCTTCTGCCTGCCCTCACTAACATTTCCTACCACGAGCTACAGAAAGATtcccacaaaaacaaaaggcCTTATCAAAATATATGCTGGCAACTGAAGCCTTAAATGTGCTAAATAGAAGCTAAATATACAAAACATATCCACTGAGAAACCGTTAATATTGCAATTTATGGGTGGGCAAAGTATGTCTGCTGGCAGGAAGGCACAAACCAAGTCACTAAGGATACAAAACAAGACACTTACCAGTTTTTTGGTAGAAGTTAGCTGTTTCATAAGCAAGAGCAGCTATTAGTCCTGGATTATGTTTCAGCTCAATAGCCCGAGCAATTGTCACTGAAAAAAAGTTCCACACCACAGTACAAGTTTAATTGAAATGTCTCTTCACATCAAATCAGCAGAGGAATTGGGGGTTTTAAAACCCCTGCATAAACGGAAAATGAATGTTGTGCAGTCAAGCAAACTGCAGTataaagacagattttttttcttcgaTGAAACGATCCCAATTTAATAGACAAACTGAAGGAATGTCATCCTTAAGACTAGCTAATAAACATaagctgcaaatattttaaagtaaaggAACTGGGAATTTAcattaggcaagcatggtggTGAAAAGGTtgcatgaaaggaaaaagagaagggatgAATGTTACATGCAAGTCCTTCCAAAGTGGAAGATATTCCTTATTACCTTTGTAATATCAGATTgatttttgggatttttcttcTATAATTGCAACTTaagtttctttaaaagcaaTCTGCCCTACTAAGCCACAGTACttcaagagaataaaaaaaaacatgacCTTGCTGCCAAGCAGAGTTCAAAAGACATCAAGTGACCCACAAAGACTGTCATTTCCCACACCCAACAAACATATAATTGAAGGTACCTTCTTGAGCTTCAGCTTGGCACTGTATGATGTAAGAGTCTATAAGTCGAGCTTCTAAATCTCTTCCCTTTTCAACAGGTGTAATCAATTTTGGAATGTGACTTTCCTAAACAAAAAGCAAGTCTCAGAGTTAGTTTAGACTTAATACCACTGCTGTCAGTGCAAAACCAGTGCCTCATTCCTAAATGGATGGGGCACTGAGTGAAGGTACCTCACTGTTGAATGTGATACTGGGCAAGCAGACAAATTACTCCTCCACTGCCATTGGGAATGAGTAGCAGGGATTGAGTGGTAGCACAACATATTACTacccttctttttcctctgtcatTCAGGTAGTCTGAGGTACCTGTGTATTCTGTAAAATCatcagaaaagcaaaggctTTTCTAAGACAACAGATCAAGTATTTGGAGACACCTTGAAGAACAAACAGCAAAGACAGTTTTTCTACCTTCAGGTGTTTAAAAATCCCAGCTGCTATCTTCAGGCTTCTGTGAACATCCTTTGCTTCATCTTCTGTTATACTAAGAATACAGAATGAGTCAAGGAAACGTGACTTAGAAAGGGCCTCTAGGTGACATTTagtcccacctcctgctttGGGGCACAACTATCAACAACAGTAGATCAGGTCAGTTGTGGCTTTGTCTAGATGAATCTTAAATCCTTCAAGAATCAAGAGTCCACTAATTCTCTAAGTGacctgtcctgctgctgtgccacccTTATGGTAAAGAAATTTCTTACAGTGTCCAATTATTAAATAATCAAATAGAACttgcttgaaaaaaagaaacataagaCCTTGTAATGACTTTCAAGTAAAAGGCAACCTCGGTGTTAAAAGCCAAAGATTTAGAAATCTGTAGGGCTAGAagtcagcagagctgtgattcTGAGAATCTCAATTTAGTACTCAGACATTTAGAGCAGGACTGATGAAGGGTTTATTCACAACTGACACTTTCTCTGTATCACAGTCACGTGGTACTAGTGCACTTGGCTTACAGATGCAACAAGGGACTGAAGTGCACTTGCACATTACAGCATGTGAGTGAGTGAAGGCAAACCACCTCCTTGAACTCCTACTGTCTCAGCTGGACATGCACTACAGCAGTCAAAACCCAGAACCTGCTAAATCTTTAGTGGAATATTGCTGCAATAGAATTactaagaaaaggaaaacacttaCTCTTCTTTTCCAGCGAGTCTTGATGCATATTTTGTGTACCACAGAGCTACATTAAATCCCATAGAAACCAGTTCAAACACTGCATCCTGCTGGGCACTAAagaaagacagacaaaaaaaatccaaacaactCAGTGTCTTCAATTTTGCCCTGACAAACTGCATCTGCTGATAATTTATGTAGCATAAGTTGACATTTCTCTccataaaatgtatttcatttaaGATATCAATGATTTCCAATTCAGAACCTCCTACTTGCTGAACTGCCTAAGAGAGACTTAGATATTTTTACTTATTCCCTTTAAGAGCTCGTAATTAGAATCTCCCACATTCGGATGCCCACCCTTCCCTTTTGggaacttttattttaaaactgtaacTTGAGACTTGTTTAGCTTTGGGTGTGGCTGacatttttccatctctttttttttttttttttaaattgcacatTTTGTGGAAAGCCTTGCTCTGGAATGTCTACTTTAAAGTTGTACTGCTAAGTTAATAAGTCAGAACCTATTACATCTCTCTCAAACGCATGTTATTGCAACTATTTATGTAACTGCAGACAAACAGCATGTGCAAATAGCAGGAAGTTTCAGAAGCTAAAAACACGGTCTTTGAAAAGATTGAACTTAGAATCACAAGCTCAGTATGGTTTCAGAACTAGCaaacctctaaaaaaaaaaaaaaaaggtgtgggAGTGGGAAGAATAAAGCTGGCACAAGTACAAGTGTCTGTGACCGTGAGAAAATCAGAAGAAAGTCCTAATCAACAGATTTTCTTCCAAGGGGAATAAAAGCTTTGAGGAAGTCAAGCACTTCTAGCTAAAGCTTGACAAATTTGTAGGCGTGGTTATACCACACAATTACCTACAATAGCAAGAGACAGCTGAATAATCCAGCAGGTTACAGATCTATATTCCTACTTAAAACAGaagatttgtttgtttgaacCAAGAGTACGTGGACCAGGAGCTTCAGAGGACAAGAGCAAAGTCAGATCTTCAGGAACACTGGTACAGCAAAACATGGAGAAGTGACTGGCCAGGTAACAGTGCCAAATGAAAAGGTTTTAAACTGCAGTAAGTTTTGTTATCATACTCAATTTACTAACACCCTCAAGGTTCTTTGTGCTGCTGTAGCCAACTGCAGATTCAGTCTGTAGATCAACTAAGACTCAATGGATCCTTCCATCATTACTGTGCATTACCACACCTTTACATAAAGGCCACACACGCTTCAGAACACCCAACACAGTACAGCAGTTAtcaaaaacacacagaaacatgTTTTTGGAAACTACTTTGTGTCCAACACTTTGCTACActtctcagcttttcttcagGCCTGTGCTGGCACATGAGCACATCTCTAACAGAGCAGCAGAC
This DNA window, taken from Pseudopipra pipra isolate bDixPip1 chromosome 3, bDixPip1.hap1, whole genome shotgun sequence, encodes the following:
- the BROX gene encoding BRO1 domain-containing protein BROX, which codes for MTHWFHRNPLKATAPVSFNYYGVATTPAAAKVCNDLRLSRTRLLELFTDSSCNPEMMKNATDLYFSLLQGFILSLDNSSQECKLRYIQNFKWTDTLQGQVPSAQQDAVFELVSMGFNVALWYTKYASRLAGKEDITEDEAKDVHRSLKIAAGIFKHLKESHIPKLITPVEKGRDLEARLIDSYIIQCQAEAQEVTIARAIELKHNPGLIAALAYETANFYQKTDQTLSSLDPTYAGKWRKYLNLKSCFYMAYAYCYHGQTLLASDKCGEAIRSLQESEKFFSKAEALCKEYGETKGPGTTAKPSGHLFFRKLGSLIKTTLEKCQRENGFIYFQKVPAEAPQLELKANYGLVEPVPFEFPALNAHWTPETLAAFDLTKRPKDDTAKPKPDEEVKPLKEPDIKPQKDSGCQIS